A genomic stretch from Aedes albopictus strain Foshan chromosome 2, AalbF5, whole genome shotgun sequence includes:
- the LOC109409726 gene encoding protein THEM6 codes for MLCTVLGIVLGVLVALYALFELHYFLRMCLCVVAARYIKKRMHILETATVTGLCLTNDIDTLLYHMNNARYLREVDFARVDFYERTLLYRTIRSKGGSVVQGATTIRYRRFIRPFTRFKISSRIVYWDNQSIFMEHRFIGAGDGFIHCIALCRQRVIECSAEDVMATLLKGSATATSSTECLDRLENGGGAVIVGNGGSEYVSSSKLKPEMPQEVAKWLEWNEISSANLRNEC; via the exons ATGTTGTGCACCGTGTTGGGAATCGTGCTGGGTGTGTTGGTGGCACTTTATGCCCTGTTTGAGTTGCATTATTTCCTGAGGATGTGCCTTTGCGTGGTGGCGGCCCGGTATATCAAGAAGCGGATGCATATTCTGGAAACGGCCACTGTCACTG GTCTCTGTCTCACCAATGATATCGACACCCTGCTCTACCACATGAACAATGCCCGCTACCTTCGGGAGGTGGACTTTGCCCGGGTGGATTTCTACGAGCGTACGCTCCTCTACCGGACCATCCGCAGCAAGGGAGGCTCCGTGGTCCAAGGGGCAACGACCATCCGCTATCGGAGATTCATTCGTCCCTTCACCCGGTTCAAAATCAGTTCCAGG ATTGTTTACTGggacaatcaatcaatttttatgGAACATCGGTTCATCGGAGCGGGGGATGGGTTTATCCACTGTATAGCACTGTGTCGCCAGCGAGTCATCGAATGTTCGGCGGAGGATGTCATGGCGACGCTGCTGAAGGGCAGTGCTACTGCGACCAGCTCGACGGAGTGCTTGGATCGTTTGGAGAACGGCGGTGGGGCGGTCATAGTAGGCAACGGAGGCAGTGAGTACGTCAGCAGTAGCAAGCTGAAACCGGAAATGCCACAGGAGGTTGCCAAGTGGCTGGAATGGAACGAGATTTCCAGCGCCAATTTACGGAATGAGTGCTGA
- the LOC109409799 gene encoding uncharacterized protein LOC109409799, whose protein sequence is MFKRPAVLGAIVCFVALQVVSVLAVDTTTVVTPVTSSTTSSAVTVASATLPPKNGSCSKPPTAANLANCCSLQIPFPEDILSSCQKAQTSWLKDKKNSTCGSTCLLNYALNFPEAIKTGLKQGPALSLILMNNLGLYFDALTKCIPDEPLEKFTSKLVGEGTAFVEAFCELELVDVADCFSKEFFMKCPSSIAPNAACQAAKDFLATPCRYADLFV, encoded by the exons ATGTTCAAACGACCAGCAGTGCTTGGTGCCATAGTGTGCTTTGTTGCTTTGCAAGTGGTCTCGGTGCTAGCTGTCGATACAACCACTGTAGTAACACCTGTCACGAGCTCAACGACTTCCAGTGCTGTAACCGTCGCTTCTGCTACTTTGCCACCAAAGAATGGATCATGCTCGAAACCTCCGACTGCCGCAAACCTTGCCAATTGTTGCTCATTGCAGATACCGTTTCCAGAGGATATTCTCAGTTCATGTCAGAAGGCTCAAACCAGTTGGTTGAAGGACAAGAAGAACTCCACT TGTGGTTCGACGTGTCTTCTCAACTATGCATTGAACTTTCCCGAGGCGATTAAAACCGGGTTGAAGCAAGGACCTGCCCTTTCGCTTATTCTAATGAACAACCTAGGATTGTACTTCGACGCGCTTACGAAGTGTATACCGGATGAGCCACTGGAAAAATTCACGTCGAAACTGGTAGGAGAGGGAACTGCCTTCGTCGAAGCCTTTTGTGAGTTAGAGTTGGTCGATGTTGCCGATTGTTTCAGCAAGGAGTTTTTCATG AAATGTCCCAGCTCGATTGCTCCAAATGCAGCGTGTCAGGCTGCGAAGGACTTCTTAGCAACACCTTGCCGTTATGCCGATTTATTTGTGTAA
- the LOC109409798 gene encoding general odorant-binding protein 67: MKAIVASVLVLLALSHTTRADASAPDDVPATCLNKNFNVDPFECCKTPKLLDETVVKQCVKSYPPPQDVKDEIKPDCMSECVMNSTQIFDRRQNVNDAKAMETFLEKLNGKSVWADIVQKAVMQCLDDADNRKEEFNRDMKALQQRFPKERICSPAAGFIMECVHVVVYKNCPASVFKDSLTGCPAIKKHLNVDNCPFYTIFPEKKGNKAKKH; encoded by the exons ATGAAGGCAATCGTCGCATCCGTTCTAGTCCTGCTCGCCCTAAGTCACACCACTCGAGCCGATGCATCCGCTCCCGATGATGTTCCGGCCACCTGTTTGAACAAAAACTTCAACGTCGATCCGTTTGAGTGCTGCAAAACGCCCAAACTCCTCGACGAAACCGTCGTCAAGCAGTGCGTCAAATCGTACCCTCCACCGCAGGACGTCAAGGATGAAATCAAACCAGAT TGCATGTCTGAGTGCGTGATGAACAGTACGCAAATCTTCGACCGCCGGCAAAACGTGAACGACGCCAAAGCGATGGAAACCTTCCTGGAGAAACTGAACGGGAAATCGGTTTGGGCCGACATCGTCCAGAAGGCCGTCATGCAGTGCCTGGACGACGCCGACAACCGCAAGGAGGAGTTCAACCGAGACATGAAAGCTCTGCAGCAGAGGTTCCCCAAGGAGCGCATCTGTTCACCGGCCGCCGGATTCATCATGGAGTGTGTTCACGTGGTGGTTTATAAG aattgtcCAGCTTCCGTATTCAAGGATAGTTTGACAGGATGTCCCGCGATCAAGAAGCATTTGAATGTAGATAACTGTCCATTCTACACGATTTTCCCGGAAAAGAAGGGCAACAAGGCTAAGAAGCATTAG